A single region of the Capra hircus breed San Clemente chromosome 14, ASM170441v1, whole genome shotgun sequence genome encodes:
- the TMEM70 gene encoding transmembrane protein 70, mitochondrial isoform X1, translated as MRLRGSFRPGTGEKQGFRVPRCRRSAVAFPSWVRDAASGGGRPVGGRTAARREEDSAVGLHRAPRPQSGRLEGGLLQRLLRARRGHGAVGCRACSASGASPGVKCFSYSTSLISLAFLPYIFAQNNVIFGSLPLQILFYGTIGSFTVITPALLHFLTKGYVVRLYHEARTDTYKAVTYSVVLSETSTVFHQNDVKIPNSTHVFTTFYAKTKSLLVNPALFPNPEDYNHLMGYDKPFTFDLEEASEKKQLKEEK; from the exons ATGCGCCTGCGTGGCTCGTTCCGGCCCGGGACTGGTGAGAAGCAGGGGTTTAGGGTGCCGCGGTGCCGCCGGAGTGCGGTCGCATTTCCTAGCTGGGTGCGGGATGCTGCTTCTGGCGGTGGGCGGCCCGTGGGCGGCCGGACTGCGGCTCGGCGGGAAGAGGACAGCGCCGTGGGCCTCCACCGCGCTCCGAGGCCCCAGAGCGGCCGTCTCGAGGGCGGCCTCCTGCAGAGGCTCCTCAGGGCGCGTCGGGGGCACGGGGCTGTCGGCTGCCGCGCCTGTTCTGCGTCGGGTGCGAGCCCAG gtgtGAAGTGTTTTTCTTACTCTACAAGTCTGATCAGCCTTGCATTTCTACCATACATTTTTGCACAAAATAATGTTATATTTGGAAGTCTGCCTTTGCAAATCTTATTTTATGGCACCATAGGAAGCTTTACAGTGATCACTCCAGCACTGCTTCACTTTCTTACAAAAGGCTACGTCGTTCGCTTGTACCATGAGGCCAGAACAGACACTTACAAAGCCGTTACTTACAGTGTTGTACTTTCGGAAACAAGTACAGTATTTCACCAGAATGATGTGAAGATTCCAAACAGCACGCATGTGTTTACTACATTTTATGCTAAAACAAAATCATTGTTAGTTAATCCAGCACTCTTTCCAAACCCTGAAGACTATAACCATTTAATGGGTTATGACAAACCATTCACTTTTGATCTGGAAGAAGCCAGTGAAAAGAAACAgcttaaagaagagaaatga
- the TMEM70 gene encoding transmembrane protein 70, mitochondrial isoform X2, producing MLLLAVGGPWAAGLRLGGKRTAPWASTALRGPRAAVSRAASCRGSSGRVGGTGLSAAAPVLRRVRAQIPVCWERGVRCSHTQLDKSEDGRLIYTGNLARTVFGVKCFSYSTSLISLAFLPYIFAQNNVIFGSLPLQILFYGTIGSFTVITPALLHFLTKGYVVRLYHEARTDTYKAVTYSVVLSETSTVFHQNDVKIPNSTHVFTTFYAKTKSLLVNPALFPNPEDYNHLMGYDKPFTFDLEEASEKKQLKEEK from the exons ATGCTGCTTCTGGCGGTGGGCGGCCCGTGGGCGGCCGGACTGCGGCTCGGCGGGAAGAGGACAGCGCCGTGGGCCTCCACCGCGCTCCGAGGCCCCAGAGCGGCCGTCTCGAGGGCGGCCTCCTGCAGAGGCTCCTCAGGGCGCGTCGGGGGCACGGGGCTGTCGGCTGCCGCGCCTGTTCTGCGTCGGGTGCGAGCCCAG ATCCCTGTTTGTTGGGAAAGAGGTGTTCGATGTTCACATACACAGCTTGACAAATCAGAAGATGGAAGGCTGATTTATACTGGGAATTTGGCCCGAACAGTATTTG gtgtGAAGTGTTTTTCTTACTCTACAAGTCTGATCAGCCTTGCATTTCTACCATACATTTTTGCACAAAATAATGTTATATTTGGAAGTCTGCCTTTGCAAATCTTATTTTATGGCACCATAGGAAGCTTTACAGTGATCACTCCAGCACTGCTTCACTTTCTTACAAAAGGCTACGTCGTTCGCTTGTACCATGAGGCCAGAACAGACACTTACAAAGCCGTTACTTACAGTGTTGTACTTTCGGAAACAAGTACAGTATTTCACCAGAATGATGTGAAGATTCCAAACAGCACGCATGTGTTTACTACATTTTATGCTAAAACAAAATCATTGTTAGTTAATCCAGCACTCTTTCCAAACCCTGAAGACTATAACCATTTAATGGGTTATGACAAACCATTCACTTTTGATCTGGAAGAAGCCAGTGAAAAGAAACAgcttaaagaagagaaatga